Proteins from one Indicator indicator isolate 239-I01 unplaced genomic scaffold, UM_Iind_1.1 iindUn_scaffold_223, whole genome shotgun sequence genomic window:
- the LOC128980506 gene encoding tRNA wybutosine-synthesizing protein 3 homolog has protein sequence MASFQQQKAQRLARADEGAAAVVQLLNGRAPFCTTSSCSGRLVLVQGSAALSPGQPAAFPKKDCRWLMVTHERVPKTPCLAALEKSTGDVVLKFEPFVPHVLCQELQDAQLLHSVAINSGFRNSGITVGRGGKVMMAVQSTHCLEVPLTHKGKLMVSEEYFEFLVHIANGKMEEKTRRIDRSNLRWMAPEVFTQCTRYTVKADVFSYALCLWELLTGEIPFAHLKPGLGTVAWPALGEPLAGREPNRDLPASAGLGQPYTNHLSCSLSTDPVGPRVTPD, from the exons ATGGCgtccttccagcagcagaaggcgCAGCGGCTGGCGCGGGCGGACGAAGGTGCCGCCGCTGTCGTGCAACTGCTGAACGGGAGGGCCCCGTTCtgcaccaccagctcctgctcggGCCGCCTCGTCCTGGTGCAAGGCAGCGCCGCGCTGAGTCCTGGGCA ACCCGCGGCTTTTCCC AAGAAAGACTGCAGGTGGCTCATGGTGACACATGAACGTGTGCCAAAGACGCCGTGT ctggcagctctaGAGAAGTCCACTGGTGATGTCGTGCTCAAGTTTGAACCGTTTGTTCCTCACGTGCTGTGTCAAGAGCTGCAGGACGCCCAGCTCCTG caCTCAGTGGCGATCAATTCTGGGTTCAGGAACTCTGGCATTACAGttggcagaggaggaaaagttaTGATG GCTGTCCAGAGCACTCATTGCTTAGAAGTTCCACTGACCCACAAGGGGAAATTGATGGTCTCTGAAGAATACTTTGAATTTCTGGTGCACATAGCTAATGGGAAGATGGAAGAAAAGACAAGGAGGATTGACAGGTCT AACCTCCGCTGGATGGCCCCTGAGGTGTTCACCCAGTGCACCAGGTACACCGTCAAGGCTGACGTCTTCAGCTATGCTTTGTGCCTCTGGGAGCTGCTAACTGGGGAGATTCCCTTTGCTCACCTGAAGCCAG GGCTGGGCACTGTGGCCTGGCCAGCTCTCGGGGAGCCCTTGGCGGGTAGAGAGCCAAACAGGGACTTGCcagccagtgctgggctgggccaGCCTTACACCAACCACCtgtcctgcagcctcagcacagaCCCCGTGGGTCCCAGAGTGACTCCTGACTAA
- the LOC128980505 gene encoding quinone oxidoreductase-like, protein MAATRNVMRAVRVFEFGGPEVLKLQSDVLIPSPEEHQVLIKVHACGVNPVETYIRSGTYARKPALPYTPGTDVAGVIESVGEHVTAFKKGDKVFTTDTISGGYAEYAVAAADRVFPLPDKLDWKQGAAIAIPYFTAYRALCQKGRARAGESVLVHGASGGVGIAACQIARACGLKVLGTAGTEEGMNTVLRNGAHQAFNHREANYLSKIKEYTGVEGVNIIIEMLSNINLATDLQLLSCGGRVMVVGCRGPIEINPRDTMSKESSIIGVSLFLATEEERRECATAVFDGIEAGWLKPVVGSEYPLEKVVKAHEDIIHCSGARGKMVLVP, encoded by the exons ATGGCAGCCACCAGAAATGTGATGAGAGCTGTCAGGGTCTTTGAGTTTGGAGGCCCTGAGGTACTGAAACTCCAGTCAGATGTCCTGATCCCCAGTCCAGAGGAACACCAG GTGCTAATTAAAGTCCATGCCTGTGGGGTGAATCCTGTCGAGACCTACATTCGTTCTGGAACCTACGCTCGCAAGCCGGCTTTGCCCTACACCCCTGGCACAGATGTGGCTGGTGTCATAGAGAGTGTTGGGGAGCATGTCACAGCCTTCAAG AAAGGTGACAAGGTTTTTACCACGGATACGATCTCTGGAGGATATGCAGAGTATGCAGTTGCTGCAGCTGACAGAGTCTTCCCTTTGCCAGACAAACTGGACTggaagcagggagcagccatTGCAATTCCCTACTTCACTGCCTATCGGGCTCTTTGCCAAAA AGGGcgtgccagggcaggggagagCGTGCTGGTGCATGGTGCCAGTGGAGGA gTGGGAATAGCAGCCTGTCAGATTGCCAGAGCCTGTGGTTTAAAGGTTTTGGGTACAGCAGGAACTGAAGAAGGCATGAACACAGTTCTGAGAAACGGTGCCCACCAAGCATTTAACCACAGGGAAGCTAATTACCTCAGTAAAATCAAG GAATACACAGGGGTGGAAGGAGTTAATATAATAATAGAAATGCTCTCTAACATCAACCTGGCTACTGACTTGCAGCTGCTGTCCTGTGGAGGAAGGGTGATG GTTGTGGGCTGCAGAGGTCCTATTGAGATCAATCCGAGGGACACCATGAGCAAAGAGAGCAGCATCATTGGAGTTAGTCTGTTTCTTGCAACTGAG GAGGAGAGGCGTGAGTGTGCAACAGCAGTCTTTGATGGCATAGAGGCTGGCTGGCTGAAACCAGTTGTGGGCTCTGAATATCCCCTGGAGAAGGTGGTGAAGGCTCATGAAGACATCATTCACTGCAGTGGTGCTCGAGGAAAGATGGTGCTGGTTCCATGA